One genomic window of Halolamina sediminis includes the following:
- the dnaJ gene encoding molecular chaperone DnaJ, whose translation MSEDFYEVLGVSRDADEDEIQQAFRQKASQYHPDVSDDPDAEEKFRKAKKAKEVLTDEEKRQAYDQMGHERFEQAEKRGGFDQGGGGAGGMGGGPFGGGMGGGGGGFEDIFEQFFGGGRGGGRGGGGNRPQAGRDIRTGMSITLSEAYEGVSKEFTIERPEQCPDCDGAGHPADADVETCPECNGQGQVTQVQQTPLGRVQQTQTCRRCGGEGELYSEDCKTCSGDGVVRQEATLQVDVPAGIQSGQSLRMNREGAPGENGGPKGDLLIEVEVEDHPEFERDGADLEHRHAISFPQATFGATVEVPTLDGPVELDIPAGTQSGERFRLQGKGMPRLRGRGQGNLYVDVQIVTPDDLNEEQREALEQFAEAGGEEVDVDRGFFEKLRSSL comes from the coding sequence ATGAGCGAGGACTTCTATGAGGTGCTGGGGGTCTCCCGGGACGCCGACGAGGACGAGATCCAGCAGGCGTTCCGCCAGAAGGCTTCCCAGTACCACCCGGACGTGAGCGACGATCCCGACGCCGAGGAGAAGTTCCGCAAAGCCAAGAAGGCCAAGGAGGTGCTCACCGACGAGGAGAAGCGGCAGGCGTACGACCAGATGGGTCACGAGCGCTTCGAACAGGCCGAGAAGCGCGGCGGCTTCGACCAGGGCGGCGGTGGCGCTGGTGGCATGGGCGGTGGCCCCTTCGGCGGCGGCATGGGTGGCGGGGGCGGCGGCTTCGAGGACATCTTCGAGCAGTTCTTCGGCGGCGGCCGCGGGGGCGGCCGTGGCGGCGGCGGCAACCGCCCGCAGGCCGGTCGAGACATCCGCACCGGCATGTCGATCACGCTTTCGGAGGCCTACGAGGGCGTCAGCAAGGAGTTCACCATCGAGCGCCCCGAGCAGTGTCCCGACTGCGACGGCGCGGGCCACCCCGCCGACGCCGACGTAGAGACCTGCCCGGAGTGTAACGGGCAGGGGCAGGTCACGCAGGTCCAGCAGACGCCGCTGGGTCGCGTCCAGCAGACCCAGACCTGCCGGCGCTGTGGCGGCGAGGGCGAGCTGTACTCCGAGGACTGTAAGACGTGTTCGGGCGACGGCGTCGTCCGGCAGGAGGCCACCCTGCAGGTCGACGTGCCTGCCGGCATCCAGAGCGGGCAGAGCCTCCGGATGAACCGCGAGGGCGCGCCCGGCGAGAACGGCGGCCCCAAGGGCGACCTGCTGATCGAGGTCGAGGTCGAGGACCACCCCGAGTTCGAGCGCGACGGCGCCGACCTCGAGCACCGCCACGCCATCTCGTTCCCGCAGGCCACCTTCGGCGCGACCGTCGAGGTGCCCACGCTCGACGGCCCCGTCGAACTCGACATCCCCGCCGGCACGCAGTCCGGTGAGCGGTTCCGCCTCCAGGGCAAGGGGATGCCTCGGCTGCGCGGGCGCGGGCAGGGCAACCTCTACGTCGACGTGCAGATCGTCACGCCCGACGATCTGAACGAGGAGCAGCGCGAGGCGCTCGAACAGTTCGCCGAGGCCGGCGGCGAGGAGGTCGACGTGGATCGCGGCTTCTTCGAGAAGCTCCGCAGTTCGCTGTAG
- a CDS encoding aminoacyl--tRNA ligase-related protein: MRRSDLFLPASRERRGEGTEATELLVRAGLIREFGSGLWALTPAGQRIREKAVDRIRRGMDGVGGQEVTLPGLQQRERWEQSGRWGSFEGEMFTLADRDGRDLCFAPSHEEGMVHLLDGLVRSYDELPLTLYQVGAKFRDDHARAGLLRCKEFTMKDAYSFHTGEASLREGYREIRAAYERILADLGIEFVIADAANSVMGGDRSEEFLAPVESGTCELLGCTADGCRFGLSDESPRFDAFADGDDCPDCGGSLRSSGGVEVGHTFELGTRYADAMGFTVDDADGRPREVHMGSYGLGIGRIVQTMVMQGGADSGEAACRWPVTEWGSVAPYRAAIVPIGDGEIAAVATEIHDAIGEDCLLFDGEQSVGERFAESELLGIPAKIILGNHYRETGEVEVEDRDGESRSVAPEAVHDAVERFAAGN, translated from the coding sequence ATGCGTCGGAGTGACCTCTTTCTCCCCGCGAGCCGCGAGCGCCGCGGCGAGGGGACGGAAGCGACCGAACTCCTCGTGCGTGCGGGGCTGATCCGGGAGTTCGGCAGTGGGCTCTGGGCGCTCACGCCCGCCGGGCAGCGGATTCGGGAGAAAGCCGTCGACCGAATCCGGAGAGGGATGGACGGCGTCGGTGGGCAGGAGGTCACCCTTCCCGGCCTCCAGCAGCGCGAGCGCTGGGAACAGAGCGGCCGTTGGGGATCCTTCGAGGGCGAGATGTTCACCCTCGCGGACCGCGACGGCCGCGACCTCTGTTTCGCGCCCAGCCACGAGGAGGGGATGGTTCACCTGCTCGACGGGCTGGTGCGCTCCTACGACGAGCTCCCCCTGACGCTGTACCAGGTCGGCGCGAAGTTCCGGGACGACCACGCCCGCGCGGGCCTGCTGCGCTGCAAGGAGTTCACGATGAAGGACGCCTACTCGTTCCATACGGGCGAGGCCTCGCTGCGGGAAGGGTACCGCGAGATACGGGCGGCCTACGAGCGCATACTCGCCGATCTCGGCATCGAGTTCGTGATCGCCGACGCCGCCAACAGCGTGATGGGCGGCGACCGCTCGGAGGAGTTTCTCGCGCCCGTCGAGAGCGGGACCTGCGAGCTGTTGGGCTGCACCGCCGACGGCTGCCGGTTCGGCCTGAGCGACGAGTCACCCCGGTTCGACGCGTTCGCGGACGGGGACGACTGCCCCGACTGCGGCGGCAGCCTCCGGAGCAGTGGCGGCGTCGAGGTGGGCCACACGTTCGAACTCGGGACGCGCTACGCCGACGCGATGGGGTTCACGGTCGACGATGCCGACGGCCGGCCCCGCGAGGTTCACATGGGTAGCTACGGGCTCGGCATCGGTCGGATCGTCCAGACGATGGTGATGCAGGGCGGCGCCGACTCGGGGGAAGCGGCCTGTCGTTGGCCCGTCACCGAGTGGGGATCGGTCGCGCCCTACCGAGCCGCGATCGTCCCCATCGGCGACGGGGAGATCGCGGCGGTGGCTACCGAGATTCACGACGCGATCGGCGAGGACTGCCTCCTGTTCGACGGCGAGCAGTCCGTCGGCGAACGGTTCGCCGAGAGCGAACTGCTCGGGATTCCCGCGAAAATCATCCTCGGGAACCACTACCGCGAGACCGGCGAGGTGGAGGTCGAGGACCGCGACGGCGAGAGTCGGTCGGTGGCGCCCGAGGCAGTCCACGACGCCGTCGAACGGTTCGCCGCCGGGAACTGA
- a CDS encoding arginine deiminase family protein has translation MPSFTARAEYDRLAHVRAHRPGLELWSGALDPESNLFDATVPPAQATREHERMTDALARAGVEVHLLADDLADAGALDDLVAEYVDLPDGRHPAAATAEFDARETLELILSRARLTEGGDGPNVELRQPISNTLFQSDTVVVGDEGPVLCEMGEPIRQDELPIVRRAWEGLGAEFTHEMSRPLEGGEFLPADEFALLGVSAETDGEEEVIRTTYEAGREFIDAGAVGFEEVGLVRAPLAADRRHREQHGIGSRVLHLLGWCNLAAEGLAVTDPTLAKAATVDVFRKTGDCYAFDRSTSTLAYLREKGYDIVEMGPKERWAANFLTVDDGTIVPMHRTDEDGEYDPDLNGTIERLKERGVEVLPDGEGIPEGVLTQGAGGINCMTVPLERQ, from the coding sequence ATGCCATCGTTCACCGCCCGCGCCGAGTACGACCGCCTCGCCCACGTCCGCGCCCACCGCCCCGGCCTCGAACTCTGGTCGGGCGCGCTCGACCCCGAATCCAATCTCTTCGACGCGACCGTCCCGCCCGCACAGGCCACACGAGAGCACGAGCGCATGACCGACGCGCTCGCGAGGGCGGGCGTCGAGGTCCACCTGCTCGCCGACGATCTCGCCGACGCTGGCGCGCTCGACGATCTCGTCGCCGAGTACGTCGATCTCCCCGACGGTCGCCATCCGGCCGCGGCGACCGCCGAGTTCGACGCCCGCGAGACGCTCGAACTGATCCTCTCGCGAGCGAGACTCACCGAGGGCGGCGACGGGCCGAACGTCGAACTCCGTCAACCGATCTCGAACACGCTGTTCCAGAGCGACACCGTCGTCGTCGGCGACGAGGGGCCGGTGCTCTGTGAGATGGGCGAGCCGATTCGACAGGACGAACTCCCGATCGTCCGCCGGGCGTGGGAGGGGCTGGGCGCCGAGTTCACCCACGAGATGTCCCGCCCGCTCGAAGGCGGGGAGTTCCTCCCCGCCGACGAGTTCGCGCTGCTGGGCGTCTCCGCGGAGACCGACGGCGAAGAAGAAGTGATCCGGACCACCTACGAGGCGGGCCGGGAGTTCATCGACGCGGGTGCGGTCGGGTTCGAGGAGGTGGGGCTCGTCCGCGCGCCACTGGCCGCTGACCGACGCCACCGCGAGCAGCACGGGATCGGCTCCCGGGTGCTCCACCTGCTCGGCTGGTGTAACCTCGCCGCCGAGGGGCTGGCGGTGACCGACCCGACGCTGGCCAAGGCGGCGACGGTCGACGTGTTCCGGAAAACGGGCGATTGCTACGCGTTCGACCGCTCCACGTCGACGCTCGCGTACCTCCGCGAGAAGGGATACGATATCGTCGAGATGGGACCGAAAGAACGCTGGGCGGCGAACTTCCTGACCGTCGACGACGGGACGATCGTCCCGATGCACCGCACCGACGAGGACGGCGAGTACGACCCCGACCTGAACGGCACGATCGAGCGCCTGAAGGAACGAGGCGT
- a CDS encoding cupin domain-containing protein, translating into MSHDTVSYDDVEPKAPGMYFLRDALDCENLGVTVVEADAGWEGMEHAHESDGQEEVYVLLAGSAKLTVEGDTVDMDAGDAVRVDGEDSRMLLFEEDDSRMVIAGAP; encoded by the coding sequence ATGAGCCACGACACCGTCAGCTACGACGACGTGGAACCGAAGGCGCCCGGGATGTACTTCCTCCGGGACGCGCTCGACTGCGAGAACCTCGGCGTCACCGTCGTCGAGGCCGACGCCGGCTGGGAGGGGATGGAACACGCCCACGAGAGCGACGGACAAGAGGAGGTGTACGTCCTGCTCGCGGGATCGGCGAAGCTCACCGTCGAGGGTGACACTGTCGACATGGACGCCGGCGACGCCGTCCGCGTCGACGGGGAGGACTCCCGGATGCTCCTGTTCGAGGAAGACGACTCCCGGATGGTGATCGCCGGCGCGCCGTAG